A single window of Coffea eugenioides isolate CCC68of chromosome 7, Ceug_1.0, whole genome shotgun sequence DNA harbors:
- the LOC113776948 gene encoding probable carboxylesterase 7, whose product MSVPSHSSVMFLSSSGKYLFVLSLYFGFQYGSLVKLFLVVQLEIAVKWVAPHSNGEGPEVWLRDYAGFDRVFFGGDSAGGNLAHNMASRVWREILDDFNLDVIFLNCPYFWGKDLISIELMKLQAKAYVKGIWHYVHPKFTGVDDPLLNPLMEPNLSS is encoded by the exons ATGTCTGTCCCTTCACATTCTTCAGTTATGTTCCTTTCGTCTTCTGGTAAATACTTATTTGTATTGTCATTGTACTTTGGATTTCAATATGGTTCTCTGGTAAAGCTATTTTTGGTGGTTCAACTTGAG ATTGCAGTTAAATGGGTTGCCCCTCATTCAAATGGCGAGGGTCCTGAGGTATGGCTTAGGGATTATGCTGGCTTTGATAGGGTGTTTTTTGGTGGGGATAGTGCTGGTGGCAATTTAGCACATAACATGGCATCAAGGGTTTGGCGGGAGATACTAGATGACTTCAATCTTGATGTGATTTTTCTCAATTGTCCTTATTTTTGGGGGAAAGATCTAATCAGTATTGAGTTAATGAAATTACAGGCGAAGGCCTATGTTAAGGGCATTTGGCATTATGTTCACCCAAAATTTACGGGGGTTGATGATCCATTGTTGAATCCTCTGATGGAACCAAACCTTTCAAGTTAG
- the LOC113776949 gene encoding uncharacterized protein LOC113776949 → MELEHPKMQESTLTGQKVKKQSAGLESSDALSSKYHFGSFHELQKGIPRNESTEEKLQWIQSQIIGGNVEFGTPFGRRRLTYADHTATGRCLRYIEDYIINHVLPVYGNCHSSDSYVGCRMTKMAHEVAKYVKKCLGGGEEDAIIFCGSGSTAAIKRLQEVIGVAIPSIIREKVSNCLGNEEKWVVFVGPYEHHSNILSWRQSLAEVVEIGFDDNGLIDMEALRQQLESYKSRNCPMLGSFSACSNVSGIYSDTKAIARLLHQYGAFACFDFAASGPYVKIDMRSGESDGYDAVFLSPHKFLGGPGSPGILLMSKALYHLRSSAPSTSGGGTVHFVNGFSEQDTLYVKNVEEREEAGTPPIIQKIRATLAFWVKEYIGHNVIETMEHNYIQQALERLLPNPKIKILGNVTEKRQAVLSFLIYSTTYSPSAEGNAEDNLDRNETSGLYLWRETGNKKGKPLHGPYISKLLSDLFGIQARGGCACAGPYGHMLLEIDRAQSLALRSAAERGYIGVKPGWTRVSFSYYMSKAEFEFILAAIEFLAIYGQRFLPLYHLNWETGDWSFMKKALKEAGEGYNCDFNGTSLANLIKDFNLGCNDSKENKDKETTEAGLECKYAKFLETAKHIAVMLPKFPTQRRIPEDIDPSLLSFRV, encoded by the exons ATGGAATTGGAGCACCCCAAAATGCAAGAAAGTACCCTTACGGGGCAAAAAGTGAAGAAACAAAGTGCTGGATTAGAGTCATCTGATGCTCTTTCCAGTAAGTACCACTTTGGATCATTTCATGAACTGCAAAAAGGTATACCGAGAAATGAATCCACAGAGGAGAAGCTTCAATGGATACAATCACAAATCATTGGTGGAAATGTAGAATTTGGCACCCCATTTGGAAGACGAAGGCTTACTTATGCTGATCACACTGCCACAGGCCGGTGTCTTCGATACATTGAGGACTATATCATCAATCATGTTCTTCCTGTCTATG GTAACTGtcattcaagtgatagttatgtGGGTTGCAGGATGACAAAAATGGCACATGAAGTTGCtaaatatgtcaagaaatgctTAGGGGGTGGAGAAGAAGATGCAATAATATTCTGTGGCTCTGGCTCGACAGCAGCTATCAAAAGACTCCAAGAAGTAATTGGAGTAGCTATACCTTCGATCATAAGAGAAAAGGTCTCAAACTGTCtcggaaatgaagaaaaatgggtGGTTTTTGTTGGTCCTTATGAACACCACTCCAATATCCTCTCTTGGAGACAGAGCTTAGCAGAGGTCGTTGAGATTGGATTTGATGACAATGGCCTGATTGACATGGAAGCTCTGAGACAGCAACTCGAATCATATAAGTCAAGAAACTGTCCCATGCTTGGTTCTTTCTCGGCTTGCAGCAATGTCAGTGGAATTTATTCAGATACTAAGGCCATAGCCCGACTACTCCATCAATACGGAGCATTTGCTTGCTTTGATTTTGCAGCAAG TGGTCCCTATGTGAAAATTGACATGAGGTCAGGGGAAAGCGATGGCTATGATGCTGTTTTTCTTAGTCCACATAAATTTTTGGGAGGTCCGGGTTCTCCAGGAATCCTCCTGATGAGCAAGGCTCTTTATCACCTGAGATCTTCAGCCCCATCAACTTCTGGGGGTGGAACAGTTCATTTTGTCAATGGCTTCAGTGAGCAG GATACATTGTATGTGAAGAATGTAGAGGAAAGAGAGGAAGCAGGAACTCCGCCTATCATCCAGAAGATCAGAGCAACACTAGCCTTTTGGGTAAAAGAATACATTGGTCACAATGTGATTGAAACAATGGAGCATAACTACATTCAACAAGCACTTGAAAGGCTTCTTCCAAATCCGAAAATAAAAATTCTTGGAAATGTAACAGAGAAGCGGCAAGCGGTCTTATCCTTTCTGATTTACTCTACTACATATTCTCCCTCTGCAGAAGGCAACGCTGAGGATAACTTAGACAGGAACGAAACATCAGGTCTCTACCTTTGGCGAGAAACAGGTAACAAGAAGGGCAAACCTCTTCATGGCCCTTACATTTCCAAGCTCCTCAGTGACCTCTTCGGTATCCAGGCGAGGGGAGGATGTGCTTGTGCAGGGCCCTATGGTCACATGTTGCTCGAAATTGACAGGGCTCAATCACTTGCCCTGCGATCTGCCGCTGAAAGG GGATACATTGGTGTGAAGCCAGGATGGACGAGAGTTAGCTTTTCATATTACATGTCTAAGGCAGAATTTGAGTTCATTTTAGCTGCAATTGAGTTTTTAGCTATTTATGGACAAAGGTTCCTCCCATTATACCACCTCAACTGGGAAACTGGTGATTGGAGCTTCATGAAAAAAGCATTAAAGGAGGCTGGAGAAGGATATAACTGTGACTTCAATGGTACATCATTAGCCAATTTGATCAAGGACTTCAACCTTGGGTGCAATGactcaaaagaaaacaaagataagGAAACTACAGAAGCAGGACTAGAGTGCAAGTATGCTAAGTTTCTGGAGACTGCAAAGCACATAGCAGTTATGCTTCCAAAGTTTCCAACTCAACGTCGAATACCAGAAGATATAGATCCCAGCCTACTATCTTTCAGAGTTTAG